A segment of the Gossypium hirsutum isolate 1008001.06 chromosome D10, Gossypium_hirsutum_v2.1, whole genome shotgun sequence genome:
TTGGCATAATCTTTGTTATATAAATTCAAGTTATTTAACTTTCTTTATCTAAATTCTTTTATATActtaaaaagttttattttattttccaaacGGATGATAATGGACTGTTGTACGCCTATATGATGGCCTGAACAGTCAAGTCTGTAGACAATATCTTCATAGGAATCCTTTGTAAGAACTTTCCACCCAGTAACTTCCTTAGGAAGTAGATCATCCATTCATTAATAGTTACATTAAATCTTAACCATCACGTCTCATCTGAAATGACCTAAGGCATATCATAGCACCACTCTACCTAAGCCTATAACACCAAACTGCAAGGGACAACATGTACGTAAGGCTTGAGGCCTTAAGTTGAAAGCAAGCAATTTACATCACCGCCTTCTTGCCTCACTCCTAGTTTGACCTCCTCCTCTTGCTCTGCTCACCTTACTAAACGGCTCTTCAACCTATCAAAATAAAGTGAACCACCCATCTTCGTCTATTTCAAGAGGAAACTAGAAGGGCTTGCtctcctccttttttttttttttaactttcacTAAGTTGTAtaatatctcattaaatttttcaatttaaaaaaaaattttcaacaaacACCTAAAGTTAttgaaaatgttaattaaattttctaaaattcccATCAAActccctaaatttttaaaaattttaattaaacctccaaaaatgtctcaaaatttatcaaacatataaaagaaataaagagttTGGAATAAGATATCCATAAATAACAGAAAGCAATGATATATGTCAACTAAGAAGTGTTTCCATTAGATTATTGAATAGTCAAACACACTTTGGGAAAGATGTTTCAAAGTAGACACACATCAACCCAAACACCTTTCTCAGCCAATATCTCTAAAAAAACATTTCTTTTTGACCATTTATGAACTCCAACATAACTGTCAGCCATAAACatacattatatataaatatatctaaattaaaaaaaatcataaagatTTTGGATACAATTATTCATGAGATAGTGGCAGTGTATCCAATTCTTATGCACCATTGACATTAAAAAAAACTGATATTTAAATTGGACTTTCGGTCATTTTTTTGGACTTTGATGGGTTCTTTTTTCCATATTTGAGCCTTTAAGCATCTTTAACCAGTCTAATTACAACAATTTTTGCTAAACATTGAAAATTATTGGCTTTAAATGCTTAaatcaaatgtaccaaaaagCAAGATTTGGATTAGGTAGGGGGCTGCCTATGATTAGAAAcataaaagataaatatatatatattcccatTGCTTGTTCCAAAATATTATGAACCATTGCTTTTGGGGGAAGAAAAAAACAGTTTCTATAGTTCTTAGAAAGAGGGGAACGAGGGTTTTGCTTTGACATTTCTAGGAAATTCAAACGTGTTCGTAATTAATATTTAACCATTGTTAAGACACGACTTTGTGTTTTAATTAGGGGTTTTAAATATGCTCTCGGTCCTTGTATTTGTGgggttttgcaatttagttcttttacttcTATTTTGCTAAGAATTTAGTCTTGTTATTTGTTTGATTTGAAAACGAGGTCTAATTGATGATTTTGttaatgagttttcattaaatttgaatCTGTAGAATTTTAATGTTGGCTTAAAAGATAAAGTTTGATTGATAATACTATTGCACTTATACATCACAAAGTCATGAGCCTACGATCTTATAAGTCAACGCATTTGATTAAGGAGAACGCCTTGTGAGTTAAGACATTCATGAGTCTAACTTGACGAGCCCACATGCTTGACACGAATAAGATATCTGTCATTCTCATGACACGCATATCCATGTCCCAAGCTTGACAATGCATCTATAAGTTGACTAAATTCGAGGGAATTCTAAACAAATATACAGGTGACATATGACACCTTGAGAACTAAAAAAAAATCCCTTACAAGCTTATTAGTAGTCAAAAAAGGGGTCAAGACACTCTTTCCTCCAACACTCTCAACTCTCTCTTCTCATCTTCCATCATTTCCTTGTAACCACATTCCAATCATCTCAACCTTCCTACGACTCTTCGCCCACTAGGTGATCCGTCACAAACTACCACAACCCCCTCCCCTCCTTatatcaataaacacataattagtTAACACTATTTCTAATTAGACTTAAAAGCCGAGGGATTTTGAAAAATACAAGCAGTAAGAGCATAAATAAACCTTAATTAAGCTTTTAAACTTGATTTAGAATCCTTATACCTAGTTTTCCATGTTTGCCACAATAGAAAAACCAATATTCTTCAAACTTATTTGGTTAATTAACAATGAACAATGATATATTCTGATGAATGAACAACAACCCAAAACGAAAGTGAGAATGAATTTGATTCTTGTGAGACatgaaaataatacaaaaaatgtgttgaattgaatgttaatgGAAAATAGTTCATGTttaccaaaaattgaaatagCTATCAAAATATAGTATTTGCATGCCTCATTTCAAATTAAGAAGCTTTGTGGATTTCAATTTCATTGACCATGTTTTGGGTCTTGCCCTTAATTGACGTTGTTTAAAGTTATGGAGAACATATTCTGTCTGAGTCCGAGAATAGTACTTTTTGCATCCTTTGATTTACTTTAACGGTCCAAATTGAAAATTGATCCAAATCCTTAATGGAAATTTAAACTACTATTCGAAATGATTCgaaatttttgacaaaaacaCATCTCTAAAATTGATATGAATCAAATTAATTCGagtattaaaatttttgataaaaagatATTTTTGGTTTCTTTCAATTTCGATAGTGAGTAAGTTAGTTTTTCCcccaaaaaattaaaacattttaattcctATTAATTTCAAAAATGAGCAACTGAGAAGAATTATTCACGATGTTAATGTTATTTGACAATTGTATGTAATTTTGATTggtgtaataataaatttagttttcgACGTTTATATATTCTGATAAGGGTGAAGGGAGGGCTAGGAAAGGGCCCTATCCCTTAAAATCAGAAAATCATGTTTTAGACTCttaaaatctataaatttataagttaatacatagtaaaattatagtttggcccaaaaaataataaaattttgatatagTCCTAAAAACGGTAAAAATATAAACCAATATAacggtgaaattgtattttagctcccataaaaaaattatataacataatCTCGTCCTCTCCCGAAAAAGTTCCTGGCTTCACCCCTGTATTCTAGTAAATGTTAacaaaatgtgtaaatgttgtaGAAAAAAGTGTTAAATTAGAAcaaaattgatagaatgtatacatatcacatgttaaatttgTTCAACCAAGACCAAATTGACTGAATGTATAAATTTCGAGcattaaatttgctattatgcCAATAAAAAAATGTACAGAAAACATTAACATCATGATTAATTACCCCTTAATTGCAAATTAACAAGTTAAACTACTCTAACTTTTTTGAGAGTTATTAGTTTactcaatatcaaaattaaaaaagacgaaaaataaattttaccataaattttaataccTAACGAGTACGATTCATATTGATTCGATCTAAACCCAAACCAACCATTCAATTAACAGGTATATCTATGATATAAGTTTCTTCTACTTTTTAGGTCGTTAGTTGTCACCTTTTTCATTCCTCCCTGGTTCATATGCTTTATTCCACAGCCTTGTTATCCACCCATTCCTGCATGatccttgatatatatatatatttgcatccttttgaacattttcttttttattttatagggGGATGTAGCTGACAAGGTGATTCGTGCCGGTTTTTCAACAAAAGTGGAGAAAATTAACTAGACAGAACATATAGAACATGTTGTTGTTGCTGTTGCTGCTGCCTATGAAATTTGGCTGGAAATTGAAAGTTTAAGATAAGTGTGTGTATTCTGATAATGGAGTTCATAAGCGAACCCACATATTGTCTCTATGAGTTTTGTCTTTCTTACACACTTGTGGATGATGTTTCAAACATGTCTCAATGAAGACAAACATTACCCCCCAAACCCCCTTTTCTTAAGACAATTTTTTGACATAATCACTTGTTTGGTCCTtctactttacaaaaaaaaatcattttagctctccatttaatttttcatctcttttagacTTTGAACTTGCCTTGCTTGTCAGATCacctcaaaatagatgaaaaagttaaaaaacaCATTCCAAGAATACTTTAGATTACTCCTCCAAAAGaacaaatcaattttttattttcatttgtctTAATTGTATTCGAGATATATTTTAGGTCAAATTCTGATATTAATCTCTATATAATAATTTGCTtaattttagttcatttatttttagtcactaaacttttcgaaaattgaaatttcaattttgatccaaaTGATAACAATTAAATTCGttaggttaaattctgctattagtcctgTACTGTACTTaaattgtagatttagtccaAGTGTTCCTATTTGATCATtcttagtctctatacttttcaaagtttgaaatttcaatattGCCATAAATGACAATAGTTAAATGCATTAACAAGCATTTGTGAGTAATATATGGAAATAATAAATTGACATGACattataaatatgataatatattttccGCATAAGATTTTGGAAATAACATAGCTCaagttaatgaatttaatagttactTTTTGGTcagactgaaatttcaaaattcgagagatataaagactaaaaataacaatattaaacaACAACAATTAAATGCACAAATTACGCATAATACAATGACTGATATTAGAATTTAACTATATTTTATATACGTTATGATTCGTCGATAACTTAATatatgatttttgataaattcatGTACATATGTTATGTTTAATTATGGATTTAATTCCTCTGTTTTCTTTTGTAATATTAATATGTTGGaattgataatattattagttGGATAGTTTACGGTGAAGAAGGAGAGTTTTTTTGTCAAAACCAGTGGCGAAGCCACTAAGAGATCCAGGGCGTAATGGCctcttaaaatggtaaattttcaatgtagattgtttataatttataaaattttaaattagtaatggtaaaattacattttgcgtctcaaaaaatgataaaattttgatttaatcttttaaaaattataaagatataaactattaaaatgatgaaattacattgttattatcgtaaaaatatacaatttaattttacctaaaaaatATTCTAACAACATTAACtttaatttatcaaaacaacgttgGCCAATATCTTTAAGGGCTaacatttaaatttatcattGGTTGAAGAAGATTGGTTAACTCTCCCACATGGTTGATTGAATTTCCATTCTACACGAGTGAATAATAGTaaactattataaaaaaataatattttaggcAAAATGCTATagataaaatgtaatataataaattacatattaattttCCTCTGTTAATTGAATATCGTATATGCAAGTATATGTATCGTAATAAGTAGTATAAAAAAGTCATTCTCGCGTAGAGTTATTACTAATCATAATGCTTATCACCAACTATTAATCTATAACCTTTCCAAATAAAACCAATAATAGGATCtgaaaactaaaactaataaataaaattaataaagcaAAACTCGAATGaataatcaatcaataataaaaatttaggATTACAATTTTATTCACTATATTAGTTAATCGTTCTATCTCCACCTAATTTATCTTAATAAAGTTGATTACGGGCTTGGATATTAAAATTcccttaattcttttttttaattatgtaactaatttaatctaattattgTGCTATATTCTTACGTCCATAAGTTAGACTCAATGGACTAAGAACAACCCAATTTTGGTTACTCAAGGTAATTATGTATATTCATATCTTAATTAGGAATAAAAATTTGGCCCATCTAATTTAGATTTAAAGTTATTCATTTTATGCTTaacttttttttaggtttttcctaattaatatttagtcAGATTATtatcaataaagaataaataaccaaattcttatcaacaataaaaagaatgaaaatagaaattttcaagtaatggaaaaatagaaaaactttTCTAAAGAATAACAAGAATTAATcatgaaaaaagagaaaattttgagtCTTCTTGTTGACTTTCCGTCAATACTTGATGTTTGAAGGCTTCGGTGGCTTCTCTTCTTTTCCCACACAATTCTCGCGAGGTTATGtccattttatactttttttttaagattcaCAACCTTAAATAAGAATGTATTTTAATCGTGCTGCTCTAGTAATCTTGCATAATTCACACATTCCTATGGACATGActtgaattaattttagtgaatCTTAACTcactattaaaaacataaatttattgcTGACCGAATGTTAACTCGATTGAAATAGACATTATTATTAATGTAAGAGgatgtgttaaaaatataaatttatcgattcgagataatatcaaaatctaaacatATATCCTATCCCGAAAATCTTTATCATTATACTTAAAATTTatctcattttattattattttaaattcgtAATCTcaataaaaaacacaaaaattaacatTCAAACGTGAACCCAAGCCCACATCACGAGAAATGAACCGGCCCAAACGGTAGACAGTAACTCCTTGAAAACGACGTCATTTAAGTCATTGGTCTTCCATTATTCATTTGAAAAAGAAGGAAACCAGTAAGATATTTCTCTCTTGAAACCCTCCCCCCCCTTCCCCaagaaaaaaattctaataattattttattttccattatctttcccactcttttcttttttttttctcaaaaaaataaatttatatttaatttctctaaaaaaggattattaccattttccccaaGCTCTTTCTCTCCCTAACAAAAAGGGGTCGTTTATCTTGTTCCGTTTCGGTTATTTTAGGGTTTCGTTTAATCAAAGGCCGTTGAAGGAGGACGATTTAATGGCGGCTGCGACGGCGCAAGGGATGGACCCAGCTGTACTAGACGATATAATCAGACGGCTAACGGAAGTCCGGTCAGCCAGGCCAGGGAAACAAGTGCAATTATCTGAATCTGAGATCAAACAGCTTTGTGTTGCTTCGAAAGATATCTTCGTTCAACAACCTAATTTGCTTGAACTCGAAGCACCCATCAAAATTTGCGGTAAAGTTTTtgggcttttttttaaaaaaaaattttagctttaTGTTTCGTTGGGGATTGTTATTAGAAAATATTTTGTGGGTTTTGAAGGAAAGCTGAGGATTTAACATGTATTAAATAGGTCGTGATAGGTTCGGTAAAGGTTGTAGTTTTGTAAGTGTTAAATATATAATGTTTTAGGGAATaagattctttttaaaaaaatggggtTTCAATATTTAAGATTTTTGAACCAGATAGAGGTGATTTTCACCTTTTTAAAGCTTAATTCATCCTTTTTTTGGAGATGGAAATTGGGTTCCTGTTATTTTGTTTTAACTGTTTGATTGATATATGAAgcaaataaaatcatatatatgaCATGTTTGAATATGATTGTAAACTCgaatgaatagaaatggagaTATCATTCAAATGGGACTTAATAGTACTACCATCATTTTCCTGTAtcttaattgtaaaatttttgtttgtgtttttaGGTGACATACATGGGCAATATAGTGACTTACTAAGGCTGTTCGAGTATGGGGGTTTTCCTCCTCATGCTAATTACCTATTTCTAGGCGACTATGTTGATCGTGGCAAGCAGAGTTTGGAAACTATATGTCTTTTACTTGCTTATAAGATTAAGTACCCAGAGAACTTTTTTCTATTGCGAGGAAACCATGAATGTGCATCTATTAATCGGATATATGGATTTTATGATGAATGCAAACGACGGTTTAATGTGAGACTGTGGAAATGCTTTACTGAGTGCTTTAACTGTCTTCCTGTGGCGGCTCTTATAGATGACAAAATATTGTGTATGCATGGTGGTCTTTCCCCTGACTTGACAAACCTGGATCAAATTAGAAACTTATCTCGTCCAACTGCAATTCCTGACACCGGTTTGCTGTGTGATTTGCTCTGGTCTGACCCTGATAGAGATGTTAAAGGATGGGGAATGAATGACAGAGGAGTTTCGTACACCTTTGGTGCGGATAAGGTGTCTGAATTCTTAGCAAAGCATGATTTAGATCTTGTTTGCCGTGCGCATCAGGTTGTTACTTGTCTGCACTTTTTCCACCCATCTATTGAGTGTTGTTTAATTTTGATGGTAAACTGGTTATTTTTGTGTAGGTTGTGGAGGATGGTTACGAATTCTTTGCTGATAGGCAACTTGTTACAATATTTTCAGCACCTAACTATTGTGGTGAATTTGATAATGCTGGTGCGATGATGAGTGTCGATGAAAACCTGATGTGTTCTTTCCAGATTCTCAAGCCAGCAGAGAAAAAAGCAAAGTTCATGCCCACTAAAATGTAATGGTTGCAGCTATCAACATTTAATGGCTTGCAAGTCTTTACGAAGGTCAGCTAAATAgagttgtttttgttttctttaaattctttttccttctattgatgatttttttttggcTGCTGACTGCCATTGTTTGTCGTTTACAACATATCAATCAAGTGTTTCTATTATGTGGTTGTGAGTGTAGGAATAAATCAAGTTAGTGACTTCAGCTGACATATTGATTTTAATGTATGTATTATTGTCTGAACACTGATATACATCGCAAAGATGTGCTATGAGAGAAGAGAGTTTGAGATATCCTTATTCATTAATGGTGGTTACTTTCCTCTGTGTTTACTTTAGAAGTTTTCAGCATTTTCAGGTATCTCTTATGTTTATGATGTTAACAAAAGCGTTTAGGTGGCAATAATATTGAGTCATTATCAGAATCATTGTTATCATAAAGCACTTTTTATTCAAACCAATCATGAAATGTTCATAATTTCATTTGATGGTCCAACTTCAGAAACTGAAGAAAATACATTCTTTgacctctctttctctctttgaAGATTCAGGCTGTATGATTATCTGGATCACCTCTAAGTAGAGAATATTCAAAAGTCGAAAAAGGCTTCTAATGGGGAAGAATGGAAATGATTTTCTTTCTATTGTATAATTTAGTGATCAACCCCCCTATCCTCAGTATCTACTTGCTCGATTGTCCGCCTTCTTCTCCTTCAATGTACTCTTTTGTCGGTTCTGAATATTGGTGATTGGTAATGAGATTTTAGTTTTCTTATTGTCATAATGCTACATTCAAAACAATGAATCTTTTTTCTCCTTAAAGTCATATGATGCTTATTGTAATTGTTACTTAtgtttcttattttctttatttaccaGTATTTGCTattcatttggttattaaatgtAAAGGTACCATGAGGACCTTTGAACTAGGAGTCAAATTGCATCTTGCCcccttttttcaaaaaatgggtaaattagttccTATACGTTagatagaaaaacaaaataattcttTCTGTTATAAATTTGATCCATAACTACTGTAAAAAAACTGGTGTGGCTGACCAGACAGTTACACATGGCGTGCCATAATACCTCTTGTTGACGTATGGGGAccaattttaatagtaaaaatggatgaaatttttaatagaaggatCAGTTTGCTATTTGACCTAACGTACcgggactaatttgctcattttttgagttGAGGGCAAAATGCAATCGAACTCCTAGTACATGggccttcatggtacttttactgaTATTAAATGTCATAACAACAATCAGTGCTACTTTGTATTATTTATTGTCTCTTTTTTCTCTGATGTAGTTATCCATCAGCCTCCAAAAATGGTTGAAACTGAAGACTGCTGGCACCCAAACTTTTGCTAGAGGAGATGCAAGTGATGGCTTTATGGATACTGTTTGTAGGGTAAAAAGGTTTTCAAGTCTGCTTTCGTGTAGCATAAGCCGCCACTGTATTTCTCTTAATTCTTCTTCTCTATTTTCCCCTccattttctatcttttttcttTATAGCAGTTAATCTGCGGTTCATGTATAGATATATCTGGTCTGACAGCTCATAGTCGTGCTTTGAGTTGTTGGAACAATAAAATATGGCCGCTTTTGTCGTCAAAGGATTTTTTTTCGTATTTCGCAGACTTTTTGCTAATTGAGATGTTTGTATTGGGTATGTTTAGGTGCAATCAAATGTTATGAGATGATTAGCTGCAATTAAGAGCCTGTTGCTCACGTGTAatgattaattttgtttttgaacaTTTATCTGTCTCTTTGGTGTATGAGAATGAATAATGCTTAAGTGGTAGCATCATGAATCTACATGGTGACCCTGTTAT
Coding sequences within it:
- the LOC107935328 gene encoding serine/threonine-protein phosphatase PP1 isozyme 4: MAAATAQGMDPAVLDDIIRRLTEVRSARPGKQVQLSESEIKQLCVASKDIFVQQPNLLELEAPIKICGDIHGQYSDLLRLFEYGGFPPHANYLFLGDYVDRGKQSLETICLLLAYKIKYPENFFLLRGNHECASINRIYGFYDECKRRFNVRLWKCFTECFNCLPVAALIDDKILCMHGGLSPDLTNLDQIRNLSRPTAIPDTGLLCDLLWSDPDRDVKGWGMNDRGVSYTFGADKVSEFLAKHDLDLVCRAHQVVEDGYEFFADRQLVTIFSAPNYCGEFDNAGAMMSVDENLMCSFQILKPAEKKAKFMPTKM